The segment TCGACGCCGAGAGCGCTGCAGACGgagctcgcccgcccgcccgacgGGGAACAAAGGCGCGGCCGCCGAGGCATCGCGCGCATTCCCGGGCGGGGGCTGGGCAGGCGACGGGGGGGCGCTCGACTGCCGGGAAGaagcccccctccccatttccgcCCTTTTGCAAGGAAGCCCGAATTGCCCTTTGCAGAGCGACCGGGGCGCCTGAACCTCGAAGGGAGCCCCGGGCGAAGGGAAGCGGCTTCGCCTTGGAGCCCAGTGGCCGGGCTTTGCCGCGAAAGGGGCAGAGAGACACAGGCGGCCCCCTCCCCGCCTTTTGCACCGCAGGAGGGGGGCGCATTCCCGGCCGCGCATTCGCCTCCTGCGCTCGGAGCGCGAcggtgctgctgctgcagccgagGCTGCCCTGGGCGGGAGTGTGGCGCCCCCTggcggcggcgggcggcaccgtgcctttctttgggggggggggctattcaGCCGCCTCCCCAGGAAAGGGGAGCCCGAAGCGGGATTTGGAGGAACGGAGGGGGCAAGTGGTTGCGCTACGCCTTTTAACCGAGCGCAGACGCTGGGCTCAGCCGGGGCCACGTAGCATGTCTGGACGGTGCGGCACATCTGCTCACTATGGGTGTAGCCAGAGGTCTAGAACAATAAATACGGTGGACGTTCGGTCGTGTTTTTCCCCCTGCttaatgcagaggtgggctgctaagaagGTGTGCTCGCCTTATGGCTCTGAGTGTGAGTCCAGCGCAATTCGGCcagtgcacctgggcaggtagggaAATCGTGCACGGACACACAGGGGCACCTGTGGCAGGTGCAGTAGCAGGATTGCGCTGgattctgctagcactcagagccacggggacgaGCACCCCTCACCATCCCACCttaacagcccacctctggctttattgctgtgtttcccaaccttggccacttgaagatatctggacttccaactcccagaattccccagccagcattcactggctggggaattctgggagttgaagtccagatatcttcaagtggccaaggttgggaaactctgcttTATTGGATAAACCCAGGTGATTTGAATGGTTGGGTTGAATGCTGGGTGTAAGCCCAAAACAGTCAAGGTTGTATGTGCTATTACAGTATTTATGGGAGGGGGGCTTTCGCCCCTTGCGGtttgagaaggagggggagaggcagCCAGATGGGAAACCAGATGTTGAGCCTCTTGTAAATTCTGGTgcattttttctttcctcctccaggAAAACGGCCACGTGAAAATCAACGGAGACGTCTCCCCTAAAGCCGATGGGGAGGTGGGCTCCATGAACGGCAGTGGCTCGGCAGAGGCCCCCAAGGAGCTTGCCAAGGCCGAGGTGGGCAGCGGAGACGCTATAGAGCCGGCCCCCGTGGCTGAGGGCGAAGCCAAACCCGACGGAGCTGCCACCAAGCAGACTCCCAAGAAGAAGAAGCGCTTCTCGTTCAAAAAATCCTTCAAGCTGAGCGGCATTTCCTTCCGGAAGGCCAaaaaggaagccgccgccgcctctcccGGTGAGGAGCAGCCAGCGAAGGCCGAAGCGACGGAGGCTGAGGACCAACCGGCCGCGGCTGCACCTCCCGAGGAGGGGGAGCAGGCCGTCGTGCCCCAAGAGGAGGCAGCGGCCCCCGAGGAAGCCCCTGCTCCCGACAGTGAGCCGGTGGCCAAGCGGCAAGAGGGCAGCGAGGGGCCGGCAAAGGAGGAGGACCAGCCACAGCCGCCCACTTCCAGCGAGAGTCCGGGGGATGTAAAGCCAGAGGAGACCTCAAAACCCGTGGAGGTGGAAGCTAGCCCCACGGCcgacgctgctgctgccgccgagcagaaaGAAGACTAGATCTGGCTGAGCCGTCCGTCTCCTGCCCATCGGAGAGAGACTTGCCTGTGCCGTCCTTCCAGCCCCAGGATTCCCACAGAACTGCTGCCTTGACCACAAGCCACACCCGCCCGCCTTACCCACAGGCCTCCTGCATTGAGCCGTCAAGCTTTGTCTCTCCACCACGGtgtctctccccaccccccccaccccccaaacacACACAGTGACGGAAAAAACCAACCCACCCCTGACTTGGCTCGGAGGGAGGCGGCACTGTCCCTCAAGCAGGGGTtctaaagccccccccccttaaaaCTATATGGAGAGATAACTGACCCTGGACAGAAACTGGAAATTGCTCCATTGAATGAGACTCCAGCTATTAACACCAAGTTCCTCTTCTGTTTCTACTAATCTTC is part of the Erythrolamprus reginae isolate rEryReg1 chromosome 11, rEryReg1.hap1, whole genome shotgun sequence genome and harbors:
- the MARCKSL1 gene encoding MARCKS-related protein, whose protein sequence is MGSHSSKAAKGEVMAPDAAAAADASPAKSNGQENGHVKINGDVSPKADGEVGSMNGSGSAEAPKELAKAEVGSGDAIEPAPVAEGEAKPDGAATKQTPKKKKRFSFKKSFKLSGISFRKAKKEAAAASPGEEQPAKAEATEAEDQPAAAAPPEEGEQAVVPQEEAAAPEEAPAPDSEPVAKRQEGSEGPAKEEDQPQPPTSSESPGDVKPEETSKPVEVEASPTADAAAAAEQKED